The genomic interval ATGATAATTTGTCAATAATGTTTGAGTGTCATATATAGTGTTCCACCAAAAAGCAGATAATTAGTTCATTAGAACCACAACAGAGTGCCTATTCTAGAGAAATAATAAACAGAAACACAGCTTAAACAGAAATAGTACCTCTGTTTATTATATGTTTTTGTTTAGGTTTTACAAGACAATATCTTTCTTTACCCTTCACTTTCTAACAAAATAACATATTTCTCACTAAATGCATTAATAACAAAattgaaaaatagaaaaaatttCACAAAATGAAAACCCAAAGAATTTTAGCCAAATATAAAGCAAATTGTAGAACTTAAACAAAATATTTGTGAatacataacatacaattattacactactattattataaaattaccGATATATTACATCAAAATATTTTGGATGGCATTTTAATTCGAATGTAGTAATTTTAGTGttctatttttaatatatactaATGTAATTAGcagtttattttaatttcatattttagttatttctaagtatagtatttatataaaatatctaTAAATCTTTATACTATACTTAGTTAATGATTTAACGACTATATTTaacttcaaaaataaatttatatttaaacttatttacaaTTACTCATTGATCATTTCACCAAACAAAAGTTGCTTTTGAACAAACTCACAAACAATCACTTGTTTCTATTTCTACTCAAACATGATTGTTTTCCAAACAGCCAgctatttcattattttttggaaaaaatgCCACACaccaaaaatagaaaataaataaGTAACGAAAAATCATCCCAGATAGACTCTCAGTCCTCCCATTCAAGAACTTAACCCACTTCCTGACGCAGTTTTCTATTCCAAGCATATCTGCGTCAGGGTAACGACATCCACTCCCAGGTGCACATCTAtactattaatatttttatctaTAAACAATATGTTCTAGGACCCAGTTGATCCCACtgaactcaatgaggcactgccCACAGTTCCAACGAAGAGCAATTCAATGGTGGGTCTGGTATGGTCAAGTAAAAGCCATGAATAAAATGGAAGAGTGTGTTTAGCAAGCTAAGTTCAGCCCATGtctctcaatcaaatcaatgaagGAAGTAAATTGTACCTCAATTTGTTGTTGATCCCACTCAACTCCATCTGTCTCCATCCATTTTCACCATCAAGAGCATTTTAAGAACTTATTGTGATTTAATAACAGATAAATATCATGTTGCTAAATATGCTATCGCTCACTCAGGTTTTTCCTTCTCATCTTGTTAAGAAAGTACTAAACCttttaaatttcaatttaaaGAAAGAACTATTTGTGAAGTAAAAGTGAACCAACAGGTGAACAAAATTAACATAGTAGATACGAAGTAACCACAATATAACTCTGCTCATGTCAGCAAAATAACATAGTAAATATGAAGTAACCATGGTTTTTTTTAACTGGAAgtaacaacagttttaaatcTACTCATTAGCATGGGGATCCACATTCTTCATGGGTGAAGCCTTTACAGATTTAAATGGAGATAGACCTGATAgcttattattttttcaaaaaacttTGATCCACTATTACCTTTAGGATGTCCTTTTTCCATTCTAACGTCTTAATCCTGACATTTGTTTTTTCTAACAAGTAATAAGAAACAAAAGCTACTGGCGATTGGGCAATCGCCCAATCCCAATGTTTTTGAATTCACATTCTAAGGACAGATATATCCTGAGAAAACCAAACATGACAAAAAATACGAGTCATGTCAGTTACCTGTAGATTATTCCTCGTCGCCAGCTTGTGTAAATTATTATTGTTTACAATGTTGGAACGCTTTCTTGTTAGTTGCCCTTCATCTAAGGCATCATGCTCGAGGAAAAGATGTCTTCCAACAGCAAACTTGAGGAATGCGTCTCCAAGCACTTCAAGTCTTTCAAGAGAGAAATGTTCACAACATTTCTCAGTAGTCAGCGCTTCAAGAATCTGACATAATTTTAAATCATTCATCACATAAATTTATAATAAGCTGGTTAGATTATAACAGAATGTCCTGCTCTTGGATAATTAATGGTGGAACTGAAGATTGATGCAGGCCTTAAACACAAGCTGAGCCATAAACCCAAATAAACCTTACACGATCAGCAGTAACTTCTGCTGCCTCAGGGAATGAAGCAAATAGTTTCTCCCTCAATTCAATGGCTACAAGAAAGCTTTCAAGCCGACACATGATAGATGGCAATAGAGACAATGAACTTCCAATATCTTTAGAAAAACCTATAATTTTCAATTGACATATCTCCGGAGGTAATTCAACGAAGTGTTCCTCCTTTTCTCGCCATTCTTCTGAAAAAACAATTCTCCAAAATGTCGAATTCAaagaaaaaggaagaaaaattggaaaattaATTCTAGAAGCATAAAAGTCAACATGAAGTACCAGAAGAAATAAATTTCAATTTCCTAGCTACTTATGTTTTAAGATTATATCATCAACGTACATGGTATTGTGAATTGTGATAGGAATAGATCCTAAGCTCGAATTTCAGCTTCCCCGCCATTCATACTCATTTATTAAACAATTTGGGTGTCAGGACTCAAACAAAAAAAAGTTTTAGCCCTCACAACTGAAAAATGGACAAACTAAAAAATTCGTTTCCTCGAATATTATAAATTTCTTAAAAGAGAAAAGTCATAAATTTCTTCTCAAACTAGTGTTGTTGAAATAAATACAAAGGAATGTGGCAAATGCTTTCTATTCTTGGTAAAAACCTTAAACTCAAACCATAGCTTTtttattatctttttttttcaCACTACACTCACGCACATAATCTgacaaaataattataaaagatTCACGGACTTACACAAACTATACCTGAGTGTTTTTTCTTTCGTAGTAAGTTGTCCAAAATAAAAAGTTGTTTTGCTTTTAGTAGTGGTTGATCAGGGTGTGCAAGATGAATATCAAACCTACAACGTAAAATATGAATCGTCACATGTGCTGAAGTGACATTAAAACCACAACATGATCAATCGTGTAACACCAGCACAACAAATCATACATGCTGGACTGAGATCTCAGAAtcaataaacaacaaagctaCAAAATTTATCAAACAAATATTTCAAGTCTCATAATAAACTATTAATCTAATGAGGTAAAAACCATGAAGTTACGCATGAGAAATGCAGTGAACCCCAGAAGTGGTGTATTAATTAACGGTGAAACGAAAATACCTAGTGATATTCTGAACTAAAATTCTATTCAAGAACTAAATAAGCTTCCTAATCCAGATACAAAACGATTATCAATGTTTGTCACAAAAGTCAGTGTACAAGAAAAGCTTATTGTTGAAAAACTTGCCTCAGTTGTTCCTTTACATAAATTTTGTAAACAGAAACGTAAGCTAAAGATGAATCTCTCAGGACTTAAATCAAACATAATGCCAACTAACGGACAAGTAAAATAGTTTTATAATGCACTCTTAACAAAATCTAAAGCGCATGAAAACTACTGAAGAGAAAATACTGGTTCAATGCTCAGTGTCACTAAATTTCTGAAGTTCAGTCTTACTTTAGTGCTGTTGATTATTGTAATTTATAACATGCAGATATGAGTAAAGTATGTTTCATATGGATGGAGTTCATATCAACTCATATATTATCATTTACTCCTAAATGAAGCCGATGGTAAGAATAAAAATGAGGAATTAGTGAATTAGTAGCGATAAAAAAGTCAAGGAAAGAAATAACTTACACTTCAATGTAATGTTCCGTATGAGTTTTTGATTCATCATATAAGCTATACCCATTTTTCTCGTGACAAATAtcagaaataaagaaaaatgtaTCTTTGCATGGGACATACACCAAACTGTTCACAATATCATGCACATCTTTGCCACCATTAGAAAGATGCAAGTGGCTGCCGGGTTGAGAAATTTCATCATCCACAACATTGTCTCGGTGTCTAAAAATTGGTGATGACAAGCATCTGTTCACTAGCATCCAGTCAACAGagattttgttatcatcatgCTGAACAATGGGAAGCAATAGATAGAAGGTTGAAGTGTTCGCTTCATGGCCGTCATTCTCTTCTAATGAAAAATATTCTGGTATGAATTTAGACCGATCAAGAATGATACTAAGAAACATTTGCTGGAACTTCTCCGCAGATGCAACCTGTGCAATATAAATTCCAAATTCCGAGGCATAAATTATGCTAAGCGTGCTTAACTATTTTGAATAGAAAGTTGAAATTTACCTCATCTTCATTAAATATGGCAACTCCAGATGGAATAAATTTTGTAGCCACCATTCTACCACGAGCCAGACAAAGATCCAATTGCATGTTCCCAGCTTCTTGGGGTAGTCGCTCTTTCACAAAAAGACCAAACTTTCTGTAAATCCTATCCACTGGATTAGGAGAAAACTTGACGTAATAAGAGCTAAAATAAGTGGAATCACCCACTTTGTTCCATGGTCCTCTCAGAGCTGCAGGAACAAGCATCTCATGGAGTTCTGCTGGTGAATTTCCATCTGCAATGAACAAATTCATTAAACTATCAAACTAATATTGAAGAAAGATAGTGCAACTCACGAGTACCAACATTCCCTCACCATCGCAGCTGTCAGAGTCTGATAAGTCCTGAGTCACCTCATCATACTTATCATCATGATCTGGCAAAAGGTAATCAGTCAATGCTCCGACTTCATGCAATTCCTTGCATGCCTTCAAGCAGGcatctcttttagataactcAATCGACAATTGTGGTGCACTGACAATTTGATGAATTGGAGCATTGGCTGGAAGGATTATGTTGCAAACCACTCCATCTGCATCATCATAGTAAAAGAACTGCGGCTTTGGCTTGAAGTACCTAATCAAGACAAAAAGTAATTAGACAAAATATGGTGAAACTAAATGGAATAGCCTTAATACTAGAAACCAGAGAGCCTAATGGAGACTGAATAACTAGAATATCATACTCATCATGTGGAAGTTTGGAACAATAGTGGTGCAGTAATGCAACACTCGAAACAGAACTTATAGTTGCCCCTGTAATATCAACTTTGTAGGTTCTTTCCTCAAAATCAGTTGGTGTCACGTGAGATTTTCGAGAGAAAATTTCTTCGTTCATCCGATCTTCATCTTTCTTAAAATGTTCAATCAAATCAAGTTCCCTCGGGTTGCCCCTGTAGTATTTCATTAGATTTTAACTTTACTGATAAAGTGAAACCGAAAAATGGATTTGCATAAATCACCTGTCCACCAAAAATGCATATTCAGACTGGGGCATACGAGCACGGCCTCTTGATTGTATAAAACTAGCAACTGTTTCTGGAAGATCAAATCGTATTACGAGGCCGCATGTCTGAATATCAAGCCCCTCCTCGCCAACTTTTGTTGCAACTAAGAGATTTAGCTGCCAAAACAAGTTCATCAGAAAAACTGAAAAGCTATGTGAACATGATTCTTTCTGCAAACAATCAGATAACCATAACTGAGGAAAGAAGAGGCTTAAAGACGACCAATACCTACTTAAATAACCGTTTTTCCAGGCCATAAATAGTAGAAATTAAAAGAAAGTATTACCTCACCAGAACGAAACTTCTCGAGAATGATGTCTGTGTTTTTACGTGAGACAAGTCCAGAGTGAATGCCAACAAGGAAACCACATTTCCaagaacataaaaacttcaGATTTTGAAGTATATATGTGAGAGATCTTGCAATGACAATTCGATTGACAAATATTATACATTTCATACTTGTTTGTAACCTGGAAAAAAAGTTGGTTAAATTTCAGAGAAGCAACGAAGAAATGACCACAATATATACTTCAGTTCCTTACTGTCACATGATAGTTTTGTTTCTAGGTCATGATAATCGTTTTCCAGTGGCGATAGCAAAATGTAGATACACTTTACCTTCGGTTTCGGCAAAATAATTTTCTAGAGAACATATTCAAGTGGATCTAgtgtattcataattttgcgccAGCGAAATACCGACCTGAAATTTGATAGGATTCCAATAAGCCGTAAGAGCTTTTTAGAGAAAAATGGCTCCTTCAAAACATCTACACGGGATATATCAGCTTGCATGCCATCTGCAAAAATAATAGGAAAATTTCAAACATCGACGGTAGGAAAAATGCACATGCCAAAAAGTTTATCAAGAAATATCTGTAccaaaataaatgaaaatattaGGCTCCCTATCAATTGATTATTGATGCAATCATGCAATGCGGATAATGCTAATATAAGATAACAAGAAGTCAGTGATGGTGATAGAGGTAGTCTCCACACTTCTTCAACATCAGGGATACATAGGACATGTGTAGGTTACACGCACACACACGCATATATAACATTAAAAAGCCATATGATGGATGAAAACCCATAGTATCAACTACAAACTACCTCCAACGCAATCAGAAGCGAGGACTGAGGCTGCCCGCTGCaagtatttgttgcacaaataGTGATCACTGCAACTCCTCTCTTCCTCCACCATTTCAGTATTCTCGTAATGATCACCCTTTGAAGCAATATAGCTAGCCTTTGGAAAAGAGAGAGAGCGAATTAAAAAGTCAGTCATCTCCCGTCAGAGATTTTAAGACACACGTACACACCCTAAACCAGCGACATTGGGTTGGATGGTTAAAATCAAGATATCAAGCAGTAAAATCCAACACAGAAAACTGAATCAGTCCTTCAAAAGTCACAGATAAGAAAACCTACAATGGCAACCTCTCATAGAAATTCAGGTAGGGATATGAGCGTCCTTAAAAGTTCTTAGAAATATCTTTACCTTTCCCCTTGGTGCTGTACATTTTCTGAAAACTAATGATACCAACTGTTTTTGCCAAGGGCTGCCAAAATAACACTCTCAAATATTGACATTTACAAAAGGAAAGTTGAAAGGAGTTTCAACTCATATACGACACTGGAAAATGCAGACTAGATGGCAGTAATGTAAGGCACACTCGGTCTCATCACAGTGCACATACTAGCACAACAACATATGATAATTATAGCACGTGGCAAAAATGtcagttcaaccatcaagtgATGAAAACAGAAACGATGACAGTGGAATTTGAAGAGATAGATCCAACTTTGAATCATTCTGATTTTATAAAACCATTAACGGttcgtgacatgacatgaaAATTCAACCGATCATGTCAATTTACATTTATTGGTCTTGTTGATCAGGACGTCTTCTCAAAAATCCAGCCTGCAAAACCCTTTGGGCACTGGTTTGACATTTGAATAGAAACTAGATCtaacaattaaaaaaactaaaaaagtTAAAACAAACTAGAGGTTTGGCACAATGTAATAGAAAGAATAACAATAACGCCACTGAGTTTGGAAAGACAGAGAACATCTCTTTATTTTTACTGCTAAAACAATAGAGTTGAGGAACAACTTAGTGATATTGCATTTAAGTATAAACAGACAAATAATTGTAAATGGGAAAGAACTCAGAGCTCTAAATATTTTGACCTTACCTGTAATGCCCCCCATAGTCCTAGGTTTTGTAGACAAAATACTAAATCAGAATGCTTCTTTTGAAGTGACTTTTTGGAGATCCTGAGAATATTCTGATCGAGTGTGCTCGTCCGAATGGTAGACATACTCTGTGATACCGTGGAGGGATCAACTCAGtgtattaaatgcaatgaattcaCCATCTAAAATGTTCCAGTACACAATACCTGGTGCTTTATCTCCTCAAGTTTCCTAATGAACATCGAGTGAGTGCAAGAGTAGCCATTCTCGGTAGAACCATAATAGTATACATTTACTTTGGGGGATGTTACAAATTGTTCCAGTTCATCTTTGTCTTGAATGGAATAAACCTATCAACAAGAAAGTCAAATGATCAAAAATTTAAGTCACAGCCACCAGAGCCACAACATCGTGATTCTAATCCCAAAACATCTAGGAAACTGAATTTAAAGTAAGAGAATGAGTTGAGAGTTGCTTCATCTGCCAATCCTCTGAACTTGCAACTTTATAAAGTTTGTATTATAAAATGTATAATTTATCAAATTGAAGTGTATAAAAAATGAGTATTTTCATATTCATTCTCGGAACTCACCCTTGCTCGCAACAAAGCCTCGAGACTGTCAATTGAACCTCCTGAAAACACAAGAAAGTATGTCAGGAAACAAATCAGTGAACCAAGGTACAATCTGTTGGTTGCAAAAATCGACAGAATTCCAGTACTTCGTAGCATATACAGATGCTCGGAAATAAACGTAAAAATAGAGATCGATGGAGTAATGGAAAAAAAAACGCAAGAAAATATCGGTTACAAAGTGAGAGTGCGAGTTAAAGAAAATAGAAATCGGGAGAAACAAATTACACTCATTTGGGAGAtcaataacaataaaaaatgaaaCTATCCAACACACCAGTATGCTTACATTTAACAGGCCAACGCAACTGATGCAAGTAACATGTATTCACTTCACAGAAATAAAAATTACCAACATGTTGATAAATAATTTGCTCCATACTCAACAACATAAAATTTAAATCCAATGCTTACAAAAGTAGATATTTTTCCTACATATGTCTCTAAAATTTAGTATAAGCCTTTGTGCCAGTACTTAGCTCTCATCAAATACATTTAATCAACACCTAGGAATAGGGTCAGATCAAACCAATCAATTTATACATCATACCAAAGTACTTAAAATAGGACCGAGCC from Primulina eburnea isolate SZY01 chromosome 17, ASM2296580v1, whole genome shotgun sequence carries:
- the LOC140818376 gene encoding dicer-like protein 4 isoform X2, with the protein product MDGSCSIPHHQSQFVADGISEQLSSLSLEGDEEQKNTEKSEKDPRTIARKYQIDLCMKAVEENVIIYLGTGCGKTHIAVLLIYEMGHLIKKPQKNVCIFLAPTVALVQQQAKVIGKSIDFKVGTYCGSSMNLRRRCNWEKELEEHEIVHFFHFQVLVMTPQILLHNLSHCYIKIELIALLIFDECHYAQVESNHPYAEIMKIFYKVDSVKLPRIFGMTASPILGKGGSIDSLEALLRARVYSIQDKDELEQFVTSPKVNVYYYGSTENGYSCTHSMFIRKLEEIKHQSMSTIRTSTLDQNILRISKKSLQKKHSDLVFCLQNLGLWGALQASYIASKGDHYENTEMVEEERSCSDHYLCNKYLQRAASVLASDCVGDGMQADISRVDVLKEPFFSKKLLRLIGILSNFRLQTSMKCIIFVNRIVIARSLTYILQNLKFLCSWKCGFLVGIHSGLVSRKNTDIILEKFRSGELNLLVATKVGEEGLDIQTCGLVIRFDLPETVASFIQSRGRARMPQSEYAFLVDRGNPRELDLIEHFKKDEDRMNEEIFSRKSHVTPTDFEERTYKVDITGATISSVSSVALLHHYCSKLPHDEYFKPKPQFFYYDDADGVVCNIILPANAPIHQIVSAPQLSIELSKRDACLKACKELHEVGALTDYLLPDHDDKYDEVTQDLSDSDSCDDGNSPAELHEMLVPAALRGPWNKVGDSTYFSSYYVKFSPNPVDRIYRKFGLFVKERLPQEAGNMQLDLCLARGRMVATKFIPSGVAIFNEDEVASAEKFQQMFLSIILDRSKFIPEYFSLEENDGHEANTSTFYLLLPIVQHDDNKISVDWMLVNRCLSSPIFRHRDNVVDDEISQPGSHLHLSNGGKDVHDIVNSLVYVPCKDTFFFISDICHEKNGYSLYDESKTHTEHYIEVFDIHLAHPDQPLLKAKQLFILDNLLRKKKHSEEWREKEEHFVELPPEICQLKIIGFSKDIGSSLSLLPSIMCRLESFLVAIELREKLFASFPEAAEVTADRILEALTTEKCCEHFSLERLEVLGDAFLKFAVGRHLFLEHDALDEGQLTRKRSNIVNNNNLHKLATRNNLQVYIRDQSLEPSQFFTFGHPCPITCKKETEKNIHFRCSDKVKGENAEVRCNKGHIWLYKKVIADVVEALIGAFIVDSGFKAATAFLNWMGIQVDFSPSQIHNICSASAAFLPLSDQIDVNALENLLGYKFYQKGLLIQAFIHPSFNHHLGGCYQRLEFLGDAVLDYLITSYLYSVYPSLKPGQLTDLRSASVNNISFADVAGRWSLHKFILCDSSPLLESMTEYLNSISTSTSAKGHIEELTCPKVLGDVVESCVGALYLDAGFDLNCVWKIVLSLLDPVVTLSKLQFNPLRDLRELCQFHNWELQFSKVRKDGKFLVEAKVDEKTITATACATNVSGKIAQKIAARQVFECLKAQGYRSKSKSLEEVLKKCEKREAKLIGLDETSSIESVKLGKLKIQESPRSDCEAKLYPLSEASTSKYDIVSRPLRHTELHVTQTIHNNGFNVESPASHLTIDSGFDPQGTGSICNGTAKSCLHEMCAANCWKPPIFECCDETGPSHSKQFIYKIVLDIDEMPKETFEFYGEPRTRKKDAAENAAQGAIWFLQCQGYLCDKKLNKGKQTN
- the LOC140818376 gene encoding dicer-like protein 4 isoform X3; the encoded protein is MDGSCSIPHHQSQFVADGISEQLSSLSLEGDEEQKNTEKSEKDPRTIARKYQIDLCMKAVEENVIIYLGTGCGKTHIAVLLIYEMGHLIKKPQKNVCIFLAPTVALVQQQAKVIGKSIDFKVGTYCGSSMNLRRRCNWEKELEEHEVLVMTPQILLHNLSHCYIKIELIALLIFDECHYAQVESNHPYAEIMKIFYKVDSVKLPRIFGMTASPILGKGGSIDSLEALLRARVYSIQDKDELEQFVTSPKVNVYYYGSTENGYSCTHSMFIRKLEEIKHQSMSTIRTSTLDQNILRISKKSLQKKHSDLVFCLQNLGLWGALQASYIASKGDHYENTEMVEEERSCSDHYLCNKYLQRAASVLASDCVGDGMQADISRVDVLKEPFFSKKLLRLIGILSNFRLQTSMKCIIFVNRIVIARSLTYILQNLKFLCSWKCGFLVGIHSGLVSRKNTDIILEKFRSGELNLLVATKVGEEGLDIQTCGLVIRFDLPETVASFIQSRGRARMPQSEYAFLVDRGNPRELDLIEHFKKDEDRMNEEIFSRKSHVTPTDFEERTYKVDITGATISSVSSVALLHHYCSKLPHDEYFKPKPQFFYYDDADGVVCNIILPANAPIHQIVSAPQLSIELSKRDACLKACKELHEVGALTDYLLPDHDDKYDEVTQDLSDSDSCDDGNSPAELHEMLVPAALRGPWNKVGDSTYFSSYYVKFSPNPVDRIYRKFGLFVKERLPQEAGNMQLDLCLARGRMVATKFIPSGVAIFNEDEVASAEKFQQMFLSIILDRSKFIPEYFSLEENDGHEANTSTFYLLLPIVQHDDNKISVDWMLVNRCLSSPIFRHRDNVVDDEISQPGSHLHLSNGGKDVHDIVNSLVYVPCKDTFFFISDICHEKNGYSLYDESKTHTEHYIEVFDIHLAHPDQPLLKAKQLFILDNLLRKKKHSEEWREKEEHFVELPPEICQLKIIGFSKDIGSSLSLLPSIMCRLESFLVAIELREKLFASFPEAAEVTADRILEALTTEKCCEHFSLERLEVLGDAFLKFAVGRHLFLEHDALDEGQLTRKRSNIVNNNNLHKLATRNNLQVYIRDQSLEPSQFFTFGHPCPITCKKETEKNIHFRCSDKVKGENAEVRCNKGHIWLYKKVIADVVEALIGAFIVDSGFKAATAFLNWMGIQVDFSPSQIHNICSASAAFLPLSDQIDVNALENLLGYKFYQKGLLIQAFIHPSFNHHLGGCYQRLEFLGDAVLDYLITSYLYSVYPSLKPGQLTDLRSASVNNISFADVAGRWSLHKFILCDSSPLLESMTEYLNSISTSTSAKGHIEELTCPKVLGDVVESCVGALYLDAGFDLNCVWKIVLSLLDPVVTLSKLQFNPLRDLRELCQFHNWELQFSKVRKDGKFLVEAKVDEKTITATACATNVSGKIAQKIAARQVFECLKAQGYRSKSKSLEEVLKKCEKREAKLIGLDETSSIESVKLGKLKIQESPRSDCEAKLYPLSEASTSKYDIVSRPLRHTELHVTQTIHNNGFNVESPASHLTIDSGFDPQGTGSICNGTAKSCLHEMCAANCWKPPIFECCDETGPSHSKHRFIYKIVLDIDEMPKETFEFYGEPRTRKKDAAENAAQGAIWFLQCQGYLCDKKLNKGKQTN
- the LOC140818376 gene encoding dicer-like protein 4 isoform X1 is translated as MDGSCSIPHHQSQFVADGISEQLSSLSLEGDEEQKNTEKSEKDPRTIARKYQIDLCMKAVEENVIIYLGTGCGKTHIAVLLIYEMGHLIKKPQKNVCIFLAPTVALVQQQAKVIGKSIDFKVGTYCGSSMNLRRRCNWEKELEEHEIVHFFHFQVLVMTPQILLHNLSHCYIKIELIALLIFDECHYAQVESNHPYAEIMKIFYKVDSVKLPRIFGMTASPILGKGGSIDSLEALLRARVYSIQDKDELEQFVTSPKVNVYYYGSTENGYSCTHSMFIRKLEEIKHQSMSTIRTSTLDQNILRISKKSLQKKHSDLVFCLQNLGLWGALQASYIASKGDHYENTEMVEEERSCSDHYLCNKYLQRAASVLASDCVGDGMQADISRVDVLKEPFFSKKLLRLIGILSNFRLQTSMKCIIFVNRIVIARSLTYILQNLKFLCSWKCGFLVGIHSGLVSRKNTDIILEKFRSGELNLLVATKVGEEGLDIQTCGLVIRFDLPETVASFIQSRGRARMPQSEYAFLVDRGNPRELDLIEHFKKDEDRMNEEIFSRKSHVTPTDFEERTYKVDITGATISSVSSVALLHHYCSKLPHDEYFKPKPQFFYYDDADGVVCNIILPANAPIHQIVSAPQLSIELSKRDACLKACKELHEVGALTDYLLPDHDDKYDEVTQDLSDSDSCDDGNSPAELHEMLVPAALRGPWNKVGDSTYFSSYYVKFSPNPVDRIYRKFGLFVKERLPQEAGNMQLDLCLARGRMVATKFIPSGVAIFNEDEVASAEKFQQMFLSIILDRSKFIPEYFSLEENDGHEANTSTFYLLLPIVQHDDNKISVDWMLVNRCLSSPIFRHRDNVVDDEISQPGSHLHLSNGGKDVHDIVNSLVYVPCKDTFFFISDICHEKNGYSLYDESKTHTEHYIEVFDIHLAHPDQPLLKAKQLFILDNLLRKKKHSEEWREKEEHFVELPPEICQLKIIGFSKDIGSSLSLLPSIMCRLESFLVAIELREKLFASFPEAAEVTADRILEALTTEKCCEHFSLERLEVLGDAFLKFAVGRHLFLEHDALDEGQLTRKRSNIVNNNNLHKLATRNNLQVYIRDQSLEPSQFFTFGHPCPITCKKETEKNIHFRCSDKVKGENAEVRCNKGHIWLYKKVIADVVEALIGAFIVDSGFKAATAFLNWMGIQVDFSPSQIHNICSASAAFLPLSDQIDVNALENLLGYKFYQKGLLIQAFIHPSFNHHLGGCYQRLEFLGDAVLDYLITSYLYSVYPSLKPGQLTDLRSASVNNISFADVAGRWSLHKFILCDSSPLLESMTEYLNSISTSTSAKGHIEELTCPKVLGDVVESCVGALYLDAGFDLNCVWKIVLSLLDPVVTLSKLQFNPLRDLRELCQFHNWELQFSKVRKDGKFLVEAKVDEKTITATACATNVSGKIAQKIAARQVFECLKAQGYRSKSKSLEEVLKKCEKREAKLIGLDETSSIESVKLGKLKIQESPRSDCEAKLYPLSEASTSKYDIVSRPLRHTELHVTQTIHNNGFNVESPASHLTIDSGFDPQGTGSICNGTAKSCLHEMCAANCWKPPIFECCDETGPSHSKHRFIYKIVLDIDEMPKETFEFYGEPRTRKKDAAENAAQGAIWFLQCQGYLCDKKLNKGKQTN
- the LOC140818376 gene encoding dicer-like protein 4 isoform X4, whose product is MDGSCSIPHHQSQFVADGISEQLSSLSLEGDEEQKNTEKSEKDPRTIARKYQIDLCMKAVEENVIIYLGTGCGKTHIAVLLIYEMGHLIKKPQKNVCIFLAPTVALVQQQAKVIGKSIDFKVGTYCGSSMNLRRRCNWEKELEEHEVLVMTPQILLHNLSHCYIKIELIALLIFDECHYAQVESNHPYAEIMKIFYKVDSVKLPRIFGMTASPILGKGGSIDSLEALLRARVYSIQDKDELEQFVTSPKVNVYYYGSTENGYSCTHSMFIRKLEEIKHQSMSTIRTSTLDQNILRISKKSLQKKHSDLVFCLQNLGLWGALQASYIASKGDHYENTEMVEEERSCSDHYLCNKYLQRAASVLASDCVGDGMQADISRVDVLKEPFFSKKLLRLIGILSNFRLQTSMKCIIFVNRIVIARSLTYILQNLKFLCSWKCGFLVGIHSGLVSRKNTDIILEKFRSGELNLLVATKVGEEGLDIQTCGLVIRFDLPETVASFIQSRGRARMPQSEYAFLVDRGNPRELDLIEHFKKDEDRMNEEIFSRKSHVTPTDFEERTYKVDITGATISSVSSVALLHHYCSKLPHDEYFKPKPQFFYYDDADGVVCNIILPANAPIHQIVSAPQLSIELSKRDACLKACKELHEVGALTDYLLPDHDDKYDEVTQDLSDSDSCDDGNSPAELHEMLVPAALRGPWNKVGDSTYFSSYYVKFSPNPVDRIYRKFGLFVKERLPQEAGNMQLDLCLARGRMVATKFIPSGVAIFNEDEVASAEKFQQMFLSIILDRSKFIPEYFSLEENDGHEANTSTFYLLLPIVQHDDNKISVDWMLVNRCLSSPIFRHRDNVVDDEISQPGSHLHLSNGGKDVHDIVNSLVYVPCKDTFFFISDICHEKNGYSLYDESKTHTEHYIEVFDIHLAHPDQPLLKAKQLFILDNLLRKKKHSEEWREKEEHFVELPPEICQLKIIGFSKDIGSSLSLLPSIMCRLESFLVAIELREKLFASFPEAAEVTADRILEALTTEKCCEHFSLERLEVLGDAFLKFAVGRHLFLEHDALDEGQLTRKRSNIVNNNNLHKLATRNNLQVYIRDQSLEPSQFFTFGHPCPITCKKETEKNIHFRCSDKVKGENAEVRCNKGHIWLYKKVIADVVEALIGAFIVDSGFKAATAFLNWMGIQVDFSPSQIHNICSASAAFLPLSDQIDVNALENLLGYKFYQKGLLIQAFIHPSFNHHLGGCYQRLEFLGDAVLDYLITSYLYSVYPSLKPGQLTDLRSASVNNISFADVAGRWSLHKFILCDSSPLLESMTEYLNSISTSTSAKGHIEELTCPKVLGDVVESCVGALYLDAGFDLNCVWKIVLSLLDPVVTLSKLQFNPLRDLRELCQFHNWELQFSKVRKDGKFLVEAKVDEKTITATACATNVSGKIAQKIAARQVFECLKAQGYRSKSKSLEEVLKKCEKREAKLIGLDETSSIESVKLGKLKIQESPRSDCEAKLYPLSEASTSKYDIVSRPLRHTELHVTQTIHNNGFNVESPASHLTIDSGFDPQGTGSICNGTAKSCLHEMCAANCWKPPIFECCDETGPSHSKQFIYKIVLDIDEMPKETFEFYGEPRTRKKDAAENAAQGAIWFLQCQGYLCDKKLNKGKQTN